The Sinomonas sp. P10A9 genome includes a window with the following:
- a CDS encoding ABC transporter permease, with translation MPDVQNSPEGARAPQPVPTPAPGGNPGSPAGNGESVFRRIATGTPMVSVLSVVLAVVIGGFLMAVTNPKVATTAGYFFARPSDMISEVLKPYGALIQGSIFNWQGVDLVAQLYPLAETLTVSTPLIFAGLGVALAFRAGLFNIGAQGQLIFGALFGAYVGFTWHLPFGLHLLLVIVAGIVGGGIWGAIVGFLKARTGAHEVIVTIMFNYIAVFFLLFLLTTAAFQRKGSTNPISPFLDPSALFPQLLGPQFRLHAGFILAILVTWGVWWLLSRSTVGFEFRAVGANPHAARTAGINVGRSTVLVMAIAGALSGLAGIAQVSGTEKYLSAGVAASIGFDAITVALLGRSTPWGTFFAGLLFGAFRAGGVSMQAVTQTPIDIVLVIQSLIVLFIAAPPLVRAIFGLNPRRRRSAKGSDPGPSTPAPAQSGAAS, from the coding sequence ATGCCTGACGTCCAGAACAGCCCCGAAGGGGCCCGGGCGCCGCAGCCCGTGCCGACGCCGGCGCCCGGGGGGAATCCCGGCTCCCCCGCCGGGAACGGCGAGTCGGTGTTCCGGCGCATTGCCACCGGCACGCCCATGGTCTCCGTGCTCTCTGTGGTCCTCGCCGTCGTGATCGGCGGGTTCCTCATGGCCGTCACGAACCCCAAGGTCGCGACCACGGCGGGCTACTTTTTCGCTCGACCCTCGGACATGATCTCCGAGGTCCTCAAGCCGTATGGCGCGCTCATCCAGGGCTCGATCTTCAACTGGCAGGGGGTCGACCTCGTTGCGCAGCTCTACCCGCTCGCCGAGACGCTGACCGTCTCGACCCCGCTCATCTTCGCCGGACTCGGGGTGGCGCTGGCCTTCCGCGCAGGCCTGTTCAACATCGGCGCGCAGGGGCAGCTCATCTTCGGAGCCCTGTTCGGCGCGTACGTGGGCTTCACATGGCACCTGCCGTTCGGCCTCCACCTGCTTCTCGTGATCGTGGCCGGAATCGTGGGCGGCGGCATCTGGGGTGCGATCGTCGGCTTCCTCAAGGCCCGGACCGGCGCGCACGAGGTCATCGTGACGATCATGTTCAACTACATCGCGGTTTTCTTCCTCCTCTTCCTGCTCACCACTGCGGCGTTCCAGCGCAAGGGCTCGACGAACCCGATCTCGCCCTTCCTCGACCCCAGCGCACTGTTCCCCCAACTCCTCGGGCCGCAGTTCCGGCTGCACGCCGGCTTCATCCTCGCCATCCTCGTCACGTGGGGCGTGTGGTGGCTCCTGTCCCGCTCCACGGTCGGGTTCGAGTTCCGGGCGGTCGGGGCAAACCCCCACGCCGCGCGGACCGCCGGCATCAACGTGGGCCGATCCACCGTGCTCGTCATGGCGATCGCAGGCGCGCTCTCTGGCCTGGCAGGCATTGCCCAGGTCTCCGGCACGGAGAAGTACCTCTCGGCGGGCGTCGCTGCATCGATCGGCTTCGACGCCATTACGGTGGCGCTCCTCGGGCGTTCGACGCCGTGGGGAACCTTCTTCGCGGGCCTCCTCTTCGGCGCCTTCCGCGCCGGCGGCGTGTCCATGCAGGCCGTGACGCAGACACCCATCGACATCGTCCTCGTCATCCAGTCGCTCATCGTGCTGTTCATCGCTGCGCCGCCGCTCGTGCGTGCCATCTTCGGACTCAACCCGCGCCGCCGGCGGAGCGCGAAGGGTTCAGACCCCGGACCATCGACCCCCGCCCCAGCGCAGAGCGGAGCTGCATCATGA
- a CDS encoding BMP family lipoprotein, with amino-acid sequence MNPFRSRLPKAGLAGVAIAGAAALALVGCGAAPTTSGPSGTSGAAASNYLGCMVSDSGGFDDKSFNQSGYEGLQKAVKDLGIQEKHVQSKADTDYTPNLTSMVQAGCKLTVTVGFLLGDATKAAATANPNSHFAIIDYTDPAFPKNVKPIVYNTAQAAFLAGYLAAGESKTGKVATFGGLNIPTVTIFMDGFADGVKYYNQKKNKTVQVLGWDKDKQDGTFVGDFKSIDKGKVLTQGFLQQGADIVLPVAGPVGSGAGSAVLDAKKAGQDAKLIWVDSDGYLTAPDYKSVLLTSVQKKMTDAVAAVFKDDTSGKFDAAPYVGTLANGGVALAPFHDLDSSVPADMKSELDQLTKDIVSGTVKVESKSSPVTG; translated from the coding sequence TTGAACCCCTTCCGTTCCCGCCTTCCCAAGGCCGGACTTGCCGGCGTTGCCATCGCGGGGGCAGCAGCGCTCGCCCTCGTAGGCTGCGGCGCCGCACCCACTACGTCTGGCCCGTCCGGCACATCCGGCGCAGCGGCCTCCAACTACCTGGGCTGCATGGTCTCCGACTCCGGCGGTTTCGACGACAAGTCCTTCAACCAGTCCGGCTACGAAGGCCTCCAGAAGGCCGTGAAGGACCTCGGCATCCAGGAGAAGCACGTCCAGTCCAAGGCTGATACGGACTACACGCCGAACCTCACGTCGATGGTGCAGGCCGGCTGCAAGCTCACGGTCACCGTCGGCTTCCTGCTCGGCGACGCGACCAAGGCCGCCGCGACCGCGAACCCGAACAGCCACTTCGCGATCATCGACTACACCGACCCGGCGTTCCCGAAGAACGTCAAGCCGATCGTCTACAACACGGCCCAGGCAGCCTTCCTCGCCGGCTACCTCGCCGCAGGGGAGAGCAAGACCGGCAAGGTCGCCACGTTCGGCGGGCTCAACATCCCGACGGTCACGATCTTCATGGACGGCTTCGCCGACGGCGTGAAGTACTACAACCAGAAGAAGAACAAGACAGTCCAGGTCCTCGGCTGGGACAAGGACAAGCAGGACGGCACGTTCGTGGGCGACTTCAAGTCCATCGACAAGGGCAAGGTCCTCACGCAGGGCTTCCTGCAGCAGGGCGCGGACATCGTCCTTCCGGTGGCGGGCCCCGTGGGCTCGGGCGCGGGCTCTGCTGTCCTCGACGCCAAGAAGGCCGGCCAGGACGCGAAGCTCATCTGGGTCGACTCCGACGGCTACCTGACTGCACCCGACTACAAGTCGGTGCTCCTGACCTCGGTCCAGAAGAAGATGACCGATGCCGTCGCTGCCGTCTTCAAGGACGACACCTCGGGCAAGTTCGACGCGGCTCCGTATGTCGGAACCCTCGCGAATGGCGGCGTGGCCCTGGCACCGTTCCACGATCTCGACTCCTCGGTCCCAGCTGACATGAAGAGCGAGCTCGACCAGCTCACGAAGGACATCGTCTCCGGCACCGTCAAGGTCGAGTCGAAGTCCAGCCCCGTCACGGGTTAG
- a CDS encoding ABC transporter permease: MSTTTAPAPQGAAPAVVVLPVSRKAAVGLSVLALVALVLFGFLSGTKNASFGLVDTGREASALAAWLAFAVTLIASAWFGYLWFRARKAGHAPARWVPGTLAAAVVVFLLSVLGVAGVTVITLSAPLLGWLTALVMLAIAAYSVWLTIRRRRTPRWATTVFAVAFLVGFLVWIVAGGRDQTPYISLAGLLAGAVTLSVPLVFGSLSGVLCERSGIVNIAIEGQLLMGAFSAAVGATIAHNVYVGLASAAIAGALVSLVLALVSIKYLVNQIIVGVVLNVLVVGLTNFLFSTLLTEDPDGLNKPPHLGSIEIPILADVPVIGPILFRQSLVGYLMYAAVIVVYVGLFHTRWGLRVRAVGEHPQAADTLGVNVNRTRFWNTILGGAVAGIGGSFFTLVAVDAFSKEMSAGRGYIALAALIFGRWNPIGAFLASLLFGFADNLQSIITIIGSPVPSQFMAMLPYVVTVFAVAGLVGRSRPPAMEGIPYVKQ; the protein is encoded by the coding sequence ATGAGCACCACGACAGCACCCGCCCCGCAGGGGGCTGCTCCGGCAGTGGTGGTCCTGCCCGTGTCCCGGAAGGCAGCGGTGGGCCTGAGCGTCCTCGCGCTCGTGGCACTCGTCCTCTTCGGGTTCCTCTCGGGTACCAAGAACGCCTCGTTCGGCCTCGTCGACACCGGCCGCGAGGCTTCAGCGCTTGCGGCCTGGCTTGCGTTCGCCGTCACCCTGATCGCCTCCGCGTGGTTCGGCTACCTCTGGTTCCGGGCGCGCAAGGCCGGCCACGCGCCCGCCCGCTGGGTGCCGGGGACGCTCGCTGCAGCCGTCGTCGTCTTCCTCCTGTCGGTCCTGGGGGTGGCGGGGGTCACCGTCATCACGCTCAGCGCGCCGCTTCTCGGGTGGCTCACCGCCCTCGTGATGCTCGCGATCGCGGCGTACTCCGTGTGGCTCACCATCCGGCGACGCAGGACGCCGCGCTGGGCCACCACCGTCTTCGCCGTCGCCTTCCTCGTGGGCTTCCTCGTGTGGATCGTGGCCGGCGGCCGGGACCAGACTCCATACATTTCCTTGGCAGGGCTCCTCGCGGGCGCGGTGACCCTCTCGGTGCCGCTCGTGTTCGGTTCGCTCTCCGGGGTCCTGTGCGAGCGCAGCGGGATCGTGAACATCGCGATCGAAGGCCAACTGCTCATGGGCGCATTCAGCGCGGCAGTAGGGGCCACGATCGCGCACAACGTCTATGTTGGCCTGGCGTCTGCGGCCATTGCGGGCGCGCTCGTCTCGCTCGTGCTCGCGCTCGTGAGCATCAAGTACCTCGTCAACCAGATCATCGTGGGCGTGGTCCTCAACGTCCTCGTGGTCGGGCTGACCAACTTCCTCTTCTCGACCCTCCTCACCGAAGACCCCGACGGGCTCAACAAGCCCCCGCATCTGGGGAGCATCGAGATCCCGATCCTGGCGGACGTGCCGGTGATCGGCCCCATCCTGTTCCGCCAGTCGCTCGTGGGCTACCTCATGTATGCAGCCGTGATCGTCGTGTACGTCGGCCTGTTCCACACCCGCTGGGGCCTGCGCGTACGGGCCGTGGGCGAGCACCCCCAGGCCGCGGACACCCTCGGCGTCAACGTCAACCGGACGCGGTTCTGGAACACGATCCTCGGCGGCGCGGTGGCAGGGATCGGCGGCTCGTTCTTCACTCTCGTGGCGGTCGACGCATTCAGCAAGGAGATGTCCGCGGGCCGCGGCTACATTGCCCTGGCGGCGCTCATCTTCGGCCGGTGGAACCCGATCGGGGCGTTCCTCGCCTCGCTGCTGTTCGGCTTCGCCGACAACCTCCAGAGCATCATCACGATCATCGGCTCGCCGGTGCCGAGCCAGTTCATGGCGATGCTCCCGTACGTCGTGACGGTGTTCGCCGTCGCGGGCCTCGTCGGGCGCTCACGGCCGCCAGCCATGGAAGGCATCCCGTATGTCAAGCAATGA
- a CDS encoding ABC transporter ATP-binding protein, which produces MKLELRGITKRFGTFAANDHIDLVVGDSQVHALLGENGAGKSTLMNVLYGLYEPTEGEILVDGRPVTFRGPADAMAAGIGMVHQHFMLVPVFTVAENVALGAESTKGAGFLDLDATRAKIREISARYGFDVDPDALVEDLPVGVQQRVEIIKALVRNAKVLILDEPTAVLTPQETDELLEIIAELKASGTSIIFISHKLREVKAVADVITVIRRGRVVGDAAPSAAAAELATMMVGRPVSLTLDKAPAQPQETTFSVRDLTVVAPTGQRVVDGVSFEVAKGEILAVAGVQGNGQTELTEAILGLHRQATGSVMLDGEELLGRSVKHVLEAGVGFVPEDRSHDGLVGSFSVAENLVLDLYDRAPFARGLAMSPGRVAAQAKDKIEEFDIRTQSADELASSLSGGNQQKLVMARELSRPLRLFIASQPTRGVDVGSIEFLHRRIIAERDHGTPVMIVSTELDEIMELSDRIAVLYRGRLMGIVQGDTPRDVLGLMMAGMSADEARASAAETYEQTHRASDDTPGETHA; this is translated from the coding sequence GTGAAACTCGAGCTCCGCGGCATCACGAAGCGCTTCGGCACCTTCGCCGCGAATGACCACATTGACCTCGTCGTCGGGGATTCCCAGGTCCACGCCCTCCTCGGCGAGAACGGCGCTGGCAAGTCCACGCTCATGAACGTCCTCTACGGGCTGTACGAGCCCACCGAGGGCGAGATCCTCGTGGACGGCAGGCCTGTCACGTTCCGCGGCCCGGCAGACGCGATGGCCGCCGGGATTGGCATGGTGCACCAGCACTTCATGCTGGTCCCCGTCTTCACGGTCGCGGAGAACGTGGCCCTCGGCGCCGAATCAACGAAGGGTGCTGGGTTTCTCGACCTCGACGCGACGCGCGCAAAGATCCGCGAGATCTCTGCCCGTTATGGGTTCGACGTTGACCCGGACGCCCTCGTCGAGGATCTCCCGGTGGGGGTACAGCAGCGCGTCGAGATCATCAAGGCGCTCGTCCGCAACGCGAAGGTCCTCATCCTCGACGAGCCGACCGCCGTCCTCACGCCGCAGGAGACCGATGAGCTCCTCGAGATCATTGCCGAGCTCAAGGCCTCGGGCACCTCGATCATCTTCATCTCCCACAAGCTGCGCGAGGTCAAGGCCGTCGCCGATGTGATCACCGTGATCCGACGCGGTCGCGTGGTCGGCGACGCCGCGCCGTCGGCCGCTGCCGCCGAGCTCGCGACGATGATGGTGGGCCGGCCCGTGAGCCTGACCCTGGACAAGGCCCCGGCGCAGCCTCAGGAGACCACCTTCTCCGTCCGCGATCTCACGGTCGTGGCGCCCACCGGGCAGCGCGTGGTGGACGGTGTTTCCTTCGAGGTTGCCAAGGGTGAGATCCTGGCCGTCGCAGGCGTGCAGGGGAACGGGCAGACAGAGCTGACCGAGGCGATCCTAGGCCTCCACAGGCAGGCGACCGGCTCTGTGATGCTCGACGGCGAGGAGCTCCTGGGCCGGTCGGTCAAGCACGTGCTCGAGGCCGGGGTCGGGTTCGTCCCCGAGGACCGTTCGCATGACGGGCTCGTGGGCTCCTTCAGCGTCGCCGAGAACCTCGTCCTCGACCTCTACGACCGCGCCCCGTTTGCCCGCGGGCTCGCGATGAGCCCAGGGCGCGTCGCCGCGCAGGCGAAGGACAAGATCGAGGAATTCGACATCCGCACCCAGTCGGCGGACGAGCTCGCCTCGTCGCTCTCCGGCGGCAACCAGCAGAAGCTGGTCATGGCGCGGGAGCTCTCGCGCCCGCTGCGGCTCTTCATCGCCTCGCAGCCCACGCGGGGCGTCGACGTCGGCTCGATCGAGTTCCTGCATCGCCGGATCATCGCGGAGCGGGACCACGGGACGCCGGTCATGATCGTCTCGACAGAGCTCGACGAGATTATGGAGCTCTCGGACCGCATCGCCGTGCTCTACCGTGGGCGCCTCATGGGCATCGTCCAGGGCGACACGCCCCGCGACGTGCTCGGCCTCATGATGGCCGGCATGAGCGCGGACGAGGCGCGGGCGTCCGCCGCGGAGACCTACGAGCAGACCCACAGGGCCAGCGACGACACCCCAGGAGAGACCCATGCCTGA